aaaaaaatttcttttaacTGACCTATAAGCGAAAGCCTCGCTTTGTTACAACATGTAGTTATCCAAGTACGGTAAACATTCTTTCATTATCGCGAAATTCTAGAATTTTCACTGCGCAAGACAACGTGCTCACTTGTTCAGAGTTTCATTCCTTTACGCAGAACACAACTGTTAAAAAGCGCTTCACGCTATATTTTACGTAATAAAAACTCGATAGGTGCTAATTCCAGATTTCATTTGTTTGTTactaacgtttttttttatttctattccCAGATAAGTCCCCGGGCTAAAAAGTTGCTGAAACATGGTAAGCTTGTGACACCTCCTTTTGATTCGATGTGCGGGCTTCAGTTGGAAGTGAACCAACTGTACGCTATCGCGGCGCAAGATACACACGTGGGTTTGTGTAATTACGTTCGCAAGTATTCGGAACTTACTATTGTGGAGAAACGAGGGTTGGCTGGAATTTATCGTAAGGGATGCTCATGCAAGATTAAACCATGCTACACAGGGTATTGCAATTCATCTTTTGGAGTATGTAACTGGATACCTTCAGATAGATGTGAATCAGACTACGGCTCTTGTGTACCAATGCGTGGACATTTATTGGACGACACCCCTGTCAAATGTCACTGGCGTCAGTCACCATTATATCAAACATGTAAAATGAATATGTCCGAAGCaaactaattttaaaaaaaccAGTGTCATTCTATGTTGTaattattcatttcattaaatcactCCTAATCGTTAGTTTATATCGAAACACTGACTACTACTCTGTGTAATAATGCTAATACTATTTATTATTAGATAAATATACTATTTATTTGGCAATCGTTATTACGTATTTTAATTGAATTGAGTAACATATAAAATTGTGTCTAATGTGTACTCTAAGAAATGGTATAAATAGTACAAATTATTATTTGGAAATAAGAAGTCATGCTAATGTATAATGAACcaaataaaactgaaaatataaatCATTGAAACTGTTTAGCTATTCTTCAAAATCAATATGGgtgtaataatgaaaataagatTCAGACTAACAGTTCGGCGTTATAATCATGTGTTTCATGTGACTAAAAATTGTAAATAGACgattaatcaaaagagaaagacgGACCAACAGAATAGGTGGAAAAATCAGGATCGACTTGATTTCAtttagatgaaactttgcatacaacttcaatatgacaaaccatttattttgcaTGAATGGAGAGACCAATTCATCTTAAAACAATTTTGTCGGGtatatgacttactttactatggagcgtcTTTTCCATATTTAACCTGCACAAGAATGTGTAGAAGTTAATCGTCAATATATGGTCGTATACTTAACCTAACATCATAGTTTTTGTCTATGCTATAGgaatatgatcagtaatttatgataaaattttcagcagcATGAATtaaccacaaataattcaaaattatagttttctaaaatgtttggtttcaatGATTATTAAAGAGAGAAACTCTTGATGATTGTTTGTCTTTCTTTTGCTCAGGCGACGGTTTTATTGCAGGAAGCAACATTGCATTTTTGGGTTACCAACTGCGTATTtatacggaacgaccgaaattagctctgcgcctaattcgtattactgtttttgaattagttgattaaaacaacaaaattccagaattactattaaactagttgaaattcagaatttactttgctgaaaaaaaaactcttattttaggagaatgtgtttagtttgcGAATATCCtgaacacaaaccagcaatatttcaatccaaagcgaaattctcattgacaactaattttggaattaaaatcagaaaatttggctTTGttcatctatcaccatcattgctgaaagacagcacaaaaaaaaaacaaaaatgatattGGTTTtactaacaagtttattagccgaaAACTCATgacaagtgtcaaagcaaaacaatccattaaaaagctaaaaaggatagtcttgttgaaacttccGCATTTGCTTTGATATATCCATATTCAAGTttccgtaaactcttagtggaaagtgtatttattcagaattcgtGCGCATtttaagcgattgtgcgtaataatgtttttacgtggaacagtgaagtgagtttcgaatgctgcactctaattgtgtatgtcaaacgaagttttttgtatcttccatccttccgggctacgccgtccggtgtactacttgtatttgttttttttcgagtgctcaaagttttcagtgagagagtcgatttcgcgaagtcgaatgaagaaaacagcgatttagaagaaaaatttaaaaaaaatatttaattcaaattccaTGGGTTGACTAATATCGATTCGCGATAACTCGTTCGAACTATTAGTTATGGCTAAACAAGCTCGACTATTCACTGCGCTATACAAGCCtgagttgcaaatgaaagtatCTTCTGATACTAGGAAATCGCCGTAATCGATATTAACAGAAAAGCTTACGAATTTCGTCTCGTTAGAGATTAATTGTACTCGTTGAGAATGGGGATGTTTTCGCtgcatttgaatttttctagAAGCAAATTGAAGTTCGTTACTAGCAGTAAGAATAATGACTTTCAGCAATTGTAACGCCTCCaagatataaaatttcaatttgtgtGTGCCAGGAATCTGAATAAAGGGGTTAAATTCAACGAATCGATTTATTTGATGAcaaccatttttttcatttacgtcattttttcaaGATTTACGTGCTTGGTACTAATGTAATTTTTGTTGGCACCTGTGTCTATGAGAAATTTTAGTAAGCCTTTGGAAGTGTTTATTTTGATGTAGGGGATGAAATTATTTACGTCGGATGAAAGTCTGCCAACatttgatgaaaatttagatcatCAATTTCGGCTTCCTTGCTATTGGTTTCTTGATTGAATTCTAAATTTtggggttttgcttcgactgttGGAGGTTTGTTAGTGTTTTCATACACAGTTTGATATTGTTGATTATAATTAtcgtaataataatattcattgGAATCATAGGAATAGGAATCATtacaatttgttggaaattcctctatttgaaaatgtggacgGTTCATATAATTTATCTGCCTACTTCTAATGGAGTTATCCACTTCAACTAGAGTTGGCTTTGGTTGTGGGTTTCGAATCACTCTTTGAGGAAACGGAAATGGTCGCTGTTACGGATTTTGAAATTGTCCTTGCGGTGAAAAGGGAAATGGTCGTTGTTGCGGGAATTGGTATCGTGGTTGTTGGAAGGGAAAAGGTCTTTGTTGTGTGAATTGAATTGGTCGTTGTGGTGGAAATTAAATGGGTTTTTGTGAAAACGGTAGAAATTGTGGTCTATTGTTAAACGGTTCATTGGGCCATTGTGGAGATGATTTTGGTTTTTGTGGAATTGGTGGAGGTGTGCCAAATGGTTTATTTCACGTGTGAGAATAACTGCTTTCTTCGATGCATAAtagaaaagcaaagtcttggcattacattccttccgtggaatttggcctttctgtttcaacagacttcgcagccgattcttagcgtacagaatcattgcatggctagtacaatggatcctactgacactaagaatccttccaggtcgaggctcgaacatacgacagctggcttgtaagaccagcgtcctatgcattgaaccgccaacccgggacatgcaTAATAGAAGGGCATCCTTTAAATTTGTTGGGGCATGAGCCCGGATTATTTATCCTAACGGATCCTTCAATCCTCCCAAAAATACTTTTAGTCCTAGCTGctgataaaaattgtt
This genomic window from Malaya genurostris strain Urasoe2022 chromosome 1, Malgen_1.1, whole genome shotgun sequence contains:
- the LOC131440618 gene encoding tissue inhibitor of metalloproteinase isoform X2; this encodes MIGHNVTCGFLGKREYFNRIQKTKIRRLFSVIVAQVLRKSNRKHNGNIVYKIVIKKEYKISPRAKKLLKHGKLVTPPFDSMCGLQLEVNQLYAIAAQDTHVGLCNYVRKYSELTIVEKRGLAGIYRKGCSCKIKPCYTGYCNSSFGVCNWIPSDRCESDYGSCVPMRGHLLDDTPVKCHWRQSPLYQTCKMNMSEAN
- the LOC131440618 gene encoding tissue inhibitor of metalloproteinase isoform X1; the encoded protein is MNIYQLMVMVLLILLGIFSQLFIIEACSCQLEHAQTAYCDAEFVIVAQVLRKSNRKHNGNIVYKIVIKKEYKISPRAKKLLKHGKLVTPPFDSMCGLQLEVNQLYAIAAQDTHVGLCNYVRKYSELTIVEKRGLAGIYRKGCSCKIKPCYTGYCNSSFGVCNWIPSDRCESDYGSCVPMRGHLLDDTPVKCHWRQSPLYQTCKMNMSEAN